A window from Acidovorax sp. T1 encodes these proteins:
- a CDS encoding thymidine phosphorylase family protein produces the protein MTAQMHEAGRTKEAGNRLQAWRTGIDTYQEPVVYMRRDCPVCRSEGFTTQARVQLTAGGRSIVATLSVVDGDWLAENVAGLSESAWASLGAQPGEPVAVTHAPPLDSLSHVRAKVYGNSLGDAQFGAIISDVAAGRYSDLHLATFITACAGDRLDLAETVSLTKAMIGVGDRIDWARPLVVDKHCVGGLPGNRTTLLVVPIVAACGLTMPKTSSRAITSPAGTADTMEVLAPVNLDVPSMRRVVERTGGCIVWGGSVRLSPADDILIRVERPLDLDSEGQLVASVLSKKAAAGSTHVLIDLPVGATAKVRSAQAAAALGRRLQEVGSAIGLHVALRVTDGEQPVGRGIGPALEARDVLAVLQGTPEAPADLRERALRLAADILEMGGAAPAGGGLTLAAQVLADGRAWATFQAICAEQGGLRSIPVATHRHTVASPSTGRVSRIDNRLLARAAKLAGAPTAAAAGIDVHARLGDQVEAGQPLFTLHAQAPGELAYALQFVRSRPPIFQISENL, from the coding sequence ATGACAGCGCAAATGCATGAAGCCGGCCGCACCAAGGAGGCCGGGAACAGGCTGCAGGCGTGGCGCACGGGCATCGACACCTATCAGGAGCCGGTGGTCTACATGCGGCGCGATTGCCCGGTCTGTCGATCGGAGGGTTTCACGACCCAGGCGCGCGTGCAATTGACGGCCGGCGGCCGAAGCATCGTGGCGACGCTCAGTGTCGTCGACGGTGATTGGCTGGCCGAGAACGTCGCCGGTCTGTCCGAGTCCGCGTGGGCATCGCTGGGTGCGCAGCCGGGTGAGCCGGTCGCGGTCACCCATGCGCCACCGCTGGATTCGCTCAGCCATGTCCGGGCCAAGGTCTACGGCAACTCCCTTGGCGACGCCCAGTTCGGCGCGATCATCTCCGACGTCGCGGCGGGCCGTTACTCGGACCTGCACCTCGCCACCTTCATCACTGCCTGCGCGGGCGATCGCCTCGACCTGGCGGAGACGGTCTCGCTCACGAAAGCCATGATTGGCGTCGGTGACCGCATCGATTGGGCTCGTCCGCTGGTGGTGGACAAGCATTGCGTCGGCGGCCTGCCCGGCAATCGCACAACCCTGCTCGTGGTGCCCATCGTGGCGGCGTGCGGCCTCACGATGCCCAAGACCTCCTCGCGCGCCATCACCTCGCCGGCCGGGACGGCCGACACGATGGAGGTGCTGGCGCCGGTGAACCTGGATGTGCCGAGCATGCGGCGCGTGGTCGAACGCACGGGCGGCTGCATCGTCTGGGGCGGCTCGGTACGGCTCAGCCCCGCCGACGACATCCTCATCCGCGTCGAGCGGCCGCTGGACCTGGACAGCGAGGGCCAGCTCGTCGCCTCGGTCCTGTCCAAGAAGGCCGCCGCGGGCTCGACCCATGTGCTGATCGACCTGCCCGTGGGTGCCACCGCCAAAGTGCGCAGCGCGCAGGCCGCGGCGGCGCTCGGTCGGCGCCTGCAGGAGGTGGGCAGCGCCATCGGCCTGCACGTGGCCTTGCGCGTCACCGATGGTGAGCAGCCGGTCGGCCGCGGGATCGGCCCGGCACTGGAGGCCCGCGACGTGCTGGCCGTCCTACAAGGGACGCCCGAGGCCCCGGCCGACCTGCGGGAGCGAGCGTTGCGGCTGGCGGCGGACATCCTCGAAATGGGCGGTGCAGCGCCCGCCGGCGGCGGCCTGACGCTCGCCGCGCAGGTGCTGGCCGACGGCCGCGCCTGGGCCACGTTCCAGGCGATCTGCGCTGAGCAGGGCGGCCTGCGCAGCATCCCGGTGGCAACGCATCGGCACACCGTCGCATCGCCGTCCACGGGACGGGTCTCCCGAATCGACAACCGGCTGCTCGCGCGGGCGGCCAAGCTCGCCGGAGCACCGACCGCCGCTGCCGCCGGCATCGACGTGCATGCGCGCCTGGGCGACCAGGTCGAAGCGGGACAGCCGCTCTTCACGCTGCACGCCCAGGCGCCGGGCGAGCTGGCCTATGCGCTGCAGTTCGTCCGCTCGCGCCCACCGATCTTCCAGATTTCGGAGAACCTATGA
- a CDS encoding ribose-phosphate pyrophosphokinase, with amino-acid sequence MKPLVFHLPGDEDFADGLIRALGAQRAALQLHRFPDGESLVRLDADVTGRTVVIVASLAQPDAKALPLLFAADAARDLGATRVLLAAPYLAYLRQDRRFNTGEAITSRTFAALVSTVFDGIVTVDPHLHRYRSLGEVYRVPTRVVQSAPAIAAWVAAHVDRPVLIGPDAESEQWVHEVARLAGAPFTVLQKIRRGDKDVEVSLPDTAALADRQPVLIDDIVSSARTMIQAIASVRRVGLPPPVCIGVHALFAADAYDALLAAGPQRVLTCDTVPHASNGISVVEPLAAAVQDLIEASAT; translated from the coding sequence ATGAAACCTCTCGTTTTTCACCTGCCGGGCGACGAAGACTTCGCCGATGGACTGATCCGGGCGTTGGGCGCGCAGCGGGCTGCCCTGCAGCTGCACCGGTTCCCGGACGGCGAGTCGCTGGTGCGGCTGGACGCCGACGTCACCGGCCGCACCGTCGTGATCGTGGCCAGCCTGGCACAGCCGGACGCCAAGGCGCTGCCCTTGTTGTTCGCCGCGGACGCAGCGCGCGACCTCGGCGCCACCCGCGTGTTGCTGGCTGCCCCGTACCTGGCGTACCTGCGTCAGGACCGGCGCTTCAACACGGGCGAAGCCATCACGTCCCGCACGTTCGCTGCGCTGGTGTCGACGGTGTTCGACGGTATCGTCACCGTCGATCCCCATCTGCACCGCTACCGCTCGCTCGGCGAGGTCTACCGGGTGCCGACCCGTGTGGTCCAGTCCGCGCCCGCCATCGCGGCCTGGGTCGCAGCCCATGTGGACCGTCCCGTGTTGATCGGACCCGATGCGGAAAGCGAGCAATGGGTCCATGAAGTCGCGCGCTTGGCTGGCGCGCCGTTCACGGTGTTGCAGAAGATCCGCCGGGGCGACAAGGACGTGGAGGTCAGCCTTCCCGACACCGCGGCCCTGGCAGACCGCCAGCCCGTGCTCATCGACGACATCGTGTCCAGCGCGCGCACGATGATCCAGGCCATCGCGAGCGTGCGCCGCGTCGGATTGCCGCCGCCGGTGTGCATCGGTGTGCATGCGCTCTTTGCCGCCGATGCCTATGACGCGCTCCTCGCGGCGGGCCCCCAGCGGGTGCTGACCTGCGACACCGTGCCGCATGCCTCCAATGGCATCAGCGTGGTGGAACCGCTGGCGGCCGCGGTTCAGGACCTGATCGAGGCCAGCGCCACATGA
- a CDS encoding S1C family serine protease, with protein sequence MSDDLVRRPSALRRLWLLLAQAIAIGAGVIIAWRAFGPAPVPVTPDVVAVQEAPHAGATTGSAPATPSAITARLEAGFRAAAAKASASVVNIYTRKTPPRRMQNWLRPDGGDEDAAQGASSLGSGVIVAAQGYILTNNHVVEGADEIAVMLPGEKVATARVVGIDPESDLAVLRVEATGLQPITFADPASVQVGDIVLAVGDPFGVGQTVTQGIVSATGRNRLGINTFENFIQTDAAINPGNSGGALVDGNGHLVGINTAIYSRSGGSQGIGFAIPVSLARQVMEQIIATGRVRRGWLGVSARDVIHEATGATGGAALVAVQRGGPADRAGLRPRDTVLAINGKEIPDTAGLIGETAAVAPGSNAQFKILRGRETVTVQVELGQRPAVRKP encoded by the coding sequence ATGAGCGACGACCTTGTACGCCGCCCCTCCGCGCTGCGGCGGCTCTGGCTCCTGCTGGCCCAGGCAATCGCGATTGGCGCGGGTGTCATCATTGCTTGGCGGGCCTTCGGGCCGGCGCCTGTCCCTGTGACGCCCGACGTCGTGGCGGTACAGGAGGCGCCGCATGCGGGCGCCACTACCGGCTCGGCGCCTGCCACACCGAGCGCGATCACAGCCCGCCTGGAGGCGGGGTTTCGCGCCGCCGCCGCCAAGGCGTCCGCTTCGGTTGTGAACATCTACACCCGCAAGACACCTCCGCGCAGGATGCAGAACTGGTTGCGGCCCGATGGCGGCGATGAGGACGCCGCCCAAGGCGCGTCGAGTCTTGGGTCAGGCGTCATCGTCGCGGCCCAGGGCTATATCCTCACGAACAACCATGTCGTGGAGGGCGCCGACGAGATCGCCGTGATGCTGCCAGGCGAGAAGGTTGCCACGGCGCGCGTCGTCGGTATCGATCCGGAGTCGGACCTTGCCGTGCTGCGCGTCGAGGCCACGGGGCTGCAGCCCATCACTTTCGCTGATCCAGCATCGGTGCAGGTCGGCGACATCGTGTTGGCCGTCGGCGATCCGTTCGGGGTCGGCCAGACCGTCACGCAAGGCATTGTGAGTGCCACGGGGCGCAACCGCCTGGGCATCAACACCTTCGAGAACTTCATCCAGACCGACGCCGCGATCAACCCCGGCAATTCGGGCGGCGCGCTCGTCGATGGAAACGGCCATCTCGTCGGCATCAACACCGCCATCTACTCGCGCAGCGGCGGCTCCCAGGGGATCGGCTTCGCGATCCCGGTCAGCTTGGCACGGCAGGTGATGGAGCAGATCATTGCCACCGGCCGCGTGCGCCGGGGCTGGCTGGGGGTGAGCGCCCGCGACGTGATCCACGAGGCCACCGGTGCCACCGGGGGCGCCGCACTGGTGGCGGTGCAGCGCGGCGGGCCTGCCGATCGCGCCGGGCTGAGGCCCCGTGACACGGTGCTTGCGATCAACGGCAAGGAGATCCCGGACACCGCCGGCCTGATCGGCGAAACAGCCGCGGTCGCACCGGGCAGCAACGCCCAATTCAAGATCCTGCGCGGCCGCGAGACGGTGACCGTACAAGTCGAACTCGGGCAGCGGCCCGCGGTCCGCAAGCCCTGA
- a CDS encoding YqaA family protein has translation MTMLHETVETGLLRALTRGAETRAFPLIVAAVAMATTLSMTIPFGTLLVAAVLLAPRRWRSIAATSSIGAAIGALVLYLVFHHLGWNRFFVAYPDVVRSTAWRDATSWLGGYGVPALLVIAALPVPLTPALMFAAISRLPVAEVLLALWLGKLVKYTLYAWLASAFPSPWIRRVQDRTATLHAALSRAQALDPGSQHRAAPGTSPPGPTDRPQP, from the coding sequence ATGACGATGCTGCACGAAACCGTCGAGACCGGCCTGCTGCGCGCGCTGACCCGCGGGGCGGAGACGCGTGCCTTTCCCCTCATCGTGGCGGCCGTGGCCATGGCCACCACGCTGTCGATGACGATTCCGTTCGGAACGTTGCTCGTCGCTGCCGTGCTACTCGCCCCGCGGCGCTGGCGGAGCATCGCCGCGACCTCCAGCATCGGCGCGGCCATTGGCGCACTGGTCCTCTATCTCGTGTTTCATCACTTGGGCTGGAACCGTTTCTTCGTCGCCTACCCCGACGTGGTGCGATCGACGGCCTGGCGTGACGCCACGTCCTGGCTCGGCGGGTACGGCGTGCCCGCGCTGCTGGTCATTGCAGCGCTCCCGGTACCGCTGACGCCTGCCCTCATGTTCGCGGCAATCTCCCGGCTGCCGGTGGCCGAGGTTCTTCTGGCGCTCTGGTTGGGCAAGCTGGTGAAGTACACGCTCTATGCGTGGCTTGCATCTGCTTTCCCATCGCCCTGGATCCGCAGGGTCCAGGACCGGACGGCGACCCTGCACGCCGCGCTGAGCCGCGCCCAGGCGCTCGATCCGGGTTCGCAGCATCGAGCCGCACCGGGAACATCTCCGCCAGGACCGACAGATCGGCCACAGCCATGA
- a CDS encoding DUF6629 family protein: MCFSAPASFTAAAVLLGTGIVTVRRVRAWREVPYAAIPLLFGIQQLLEGMLWLTFPDRAPLLKVVLTHLYSFFSHVLWPIYVPLAALALETVPWRRRVLAGIALAGALVGVYLLVMLVRLPITARVVGQHIFYDSPHFYVLTTMALYLIGTCAGLMVSSHRRVAAFGNAAFVSAVAAYFFYATWFISVWCFFAGVLSIIVLWQFREPRARLAVQ; encoded by the coding sequence ATGTGTTTTTCTGCACCAGCCAGTTTCACGGCAGCCGCGGTACTTCTGGGGACGGGGATCGTCACCGTGCGCCGGGTCCGCGCGTGGCGCGAAGTGCCTTACGCGGCCATCCCGTTGCTCTTTGGGATTCAGCAGCTACTCGAAGGCATGTTGTGGCTGACATTCCCCGACCGCGCGCCCTTGCTGAAGGTGGTGCTGACGCATCTTTATTCGTTCTTCTCGCACGTCCTGTGGCCGATCTACGTGCCGCTGGCCGCCCTGGCGCTGGAGACCGTTCCGTGGCGCCGTCGGGTTCTCGCGGGCATCGCGCTCGCAGGCGCGCTCGTCGGGGTGTACCTTTTGGTGATGCTGGTGCGACTGCCCATCACCGCGCGCGTGGTCGGCCAGCACATCTTCTACGACTCCCCGCACTTCTACGTCCTGACCACGATGGCCTTGTACCTGATCGGCACCTGCGCAGGTCTGATGGTCTCCAGCCACCGGCGCGTAGCGGCTTTCGGAAATGCGGCCTTCGTGTCCGCGGTCGCCGCCTATTTTTTTTATGCGACCTGGTTCATCTCGGTGTGGTGCTTCTTCGCCGGGGTCCTCAGCATCATCGTGCTGTGGCAGTTCCGTGAACCCCGAGCGAGGCTCGCCGTGCAATGA
- a CDS encoding class I SAM-dependent methyltransferase, with protein sequence MTDRPAGFRPALAHHVLTPLYDRVVVLTTREQAFKPALVAQASIQHGHDVSDAGCGTGTFALLAATACPQARVTGVDADPAILSLARRKAASVAAPIRFDEGLSTYLPYGDGSFDRVVSSVFFRHLAHADKLKAARQMHRVLRVGVQLHFADRERSRRPISRTAFFAVQLLDGFETTRDAVAGHLPSVLAQAGFAQVAETRQFVAIFHILSLYSAIKVAP encoded by the coding sequence ATGACGGATCGTCCGGCCGGCTTCAGGCCCGCACTTGCCCACCACGTGCTCACGCCCCTGTACGACCGGGTGGTGGTGCTGACCACGCGCGAGCAAGCGTTCAAGCCGGCCCTCGTGGCGCAGGCGTCGATCCAGCATGGCCACGACGTATCGGACGCCGGATGCGGAACGGGGACGTTCGCCCTCCTTGCGGCCACCGCGTGCCCGCAGGCCCGTGTCACCGGGGTGGATGCCGACCCCGCCATCCTGTCGCTGGCCCGCCGGAAGGCGGCGAGCGTGGCGGCGCCGATCCGATTCGACGAAGGCCTGTCGACATACCTGCCTTACGGCGATGGCTCGTTCGATCGGGTCGTATCGAGCGTCTTCTTCCGTCACCTGGCGCACGCGGACAAACTGAAAGCGGCCCGCCAGATGCATCGCGTTCTGCGCGTTGGCGTTCAACTGCACTTCGCGGACCGGGAGCGCTCGCGCCGACCGATCAGCCGTACGGCGTTCTTCGCCGTTCAACTGCTCGATGGCTTCGAGACCACGCGCGACGCGGTCGCCGGTCACTTGCCGTCGGTGCTCGCGCAAGCAGGGTTTGCGCAGGTTGCCGAGACACGGCAATTCGTTGCCATCTTCCACATCCTGTCCCTGTACAGCGCCATCAAGGTTGCGCCATGA
- a CDS encoding hydroxyacid dehydrogenase — MTEDHRLSVLFTDFAPTDQAAMQQWLPAHWHAHFVQREHLVASDTEDGAIEVLCVFVRTRVDESVLRMLPRLRLVATRSAGFDHIDLEACRKRGIAVCHVPDYGSASVAEHAFALLLGVTRHLTQAHERARQGSFAYRGLTGFELEGRTLGIVGLGRIGRHVARIAVGFGMDVLAYDPAFAASAARPAGVSLVTWEQVLQGSDILSLHVPATEATRHLIDARAFARMKPGVVVINTARGALIDEAALLRALDDGSVAAAGLDVLEQEGALSPEVPTGCGGLGCDTGWMASSPLLTHPRVLVTPHVGFNTTEAIARIFDETISNIAAWHAGRLRNRVDEP; from the coding sequence ATGACCGAGGACCATCGTCTTAGTGTTCTGTTCACCGACTTCGCACCAACGGACCAAGCGGCGATGCAGCAATGGCTTCCGGCCCACTGGCACGCGCACTTCGTCCAGCGCGAGCACCTGGTGGCGTCCGACACCGAAGATGGGGCGATCGAGGTCCTTTGCGTGTTCGTGCGCACGCGGGTGGACGAATCGGTGCTTCGCATGCTGCCGCGCTTGCGGCTCGTCGCCACCCGCTCCGCGGGCTTCGACCACATTGACCTGGAGGCGTGTCGAAAACGCGGCATTGCCGTCTGCCATGTGCCGGACTACGGGTCGGCCAGCGTCGCAGAGCATGCCTTTGCACTGTTGCTGGGCGTGACACGCCATCTGACGCAGGCCCACGAGCGGGCGCGCCAGGGCTCGTTCGCCTACCGCGGACTCACCGGCTTCGAGCTGGAAGGCAGGACGCTGGGCATCGTCGGCCTGGGCCGCATCGGACGCCACGTGGCGCGTATCGCCGTGGGGTTCGGCATGGACGTTCTCGCCTACGACCCCGCCTTCGCTGCTTCGGCTGCGCGCCCAGCTGGCGTGTCCCTCGTGACATGGGAGCAGGTCCTGCAAGGCAGCGACATCCTGAGCCTGCATGTTCCGGCCACCGAGGCCACGCGCCACCTCATCGACGCCCGGGCCTTCGCGCGCATGAAGCCTGGCGTGGTAGTGATCAATACGGCACGTGGAGCGCTGATCGACGAGGCCGCCTTGCTGCGCGCGCTGGACGACGGCAGTGTCGCAGCCGCCGGCCTGGACGTGCTGGAGCAAGAAGGCGCGCTGTCTCCCGAGGTGCCCACGGGCTGCGGGGGGCTCGGTTGCGATACCGGCTGGATGGCGTCCAGCCCGCTGCTGACCCATCCGCGCGTGCTCGTGACTCCCCACGTCGGTTTCAACACGACAGAGGCGATCGCGCGCATCTTCGACGAGACCATCTCGAACATCGCAGCCTGGCATGCGGGCCGGCTGCGCAACAGGGTGGATGAGCCGTGA
- a CDS encoding AarF/UbiB family protein, producing MALTGVLLWVAWHRGLMRCDTHRAAERFAQVLQRLGTTFVKLGQHLSLRADVLPPDAQRALASLQAHVAPFSSEQAVQEVEAALGRPWQEVFARFDMQALAAASIAQIHRAALPDGTEVVVKIRRPGAAEQAETDMRILRRLVLAIQWFVPSLRRWGLAAIVDEVAANFRYEMDLSREASSVRRFADAWRDSPDIVLPDVVDELCTSTVMVQQFSRGAHLHGLPPAMGAAAAGKLVDSYIVQIFRDGFFHGDPHPGNVFVMDDGRICLHDFGIVGRVDRSMRRALVAFALAFVEQDADWVVDAWLDLGLVGEGTDRAVFVPVVRALVADCAEHPLKDWSLSDALAQLVAAGRTQDVRLPRDLLVLTRTLLLLEGTVRLLAPDFSIIEAISRHTATGIFDERKSAASQRLPYELGNAANALPTLLARRLHSVLRQRELLQLSIKPDARMLSGIDRLGRRIALALVTLGLYIASSLLMQHAVGPRWGDMPVLALLGYALAIRFTFFIARSRG from the coding sequence ATGGCGCTGACCGGGGTCCTGCTCTGGGTGGCCTGGCACCGGGGACTCATGCGCTGCGACACGCACCGGGCGGCCGAGCGCTTTGCCCAAGTGCTGCAGCGATTGGGAACGACCTTCGTGAAGCTGGGCCAGCACCTCAGCCTGCGCGCGGACGTCCTGCCTCCCGATGCGCAACGGGCCCTGGCCAGCCTTCAGGCGCATGTGGCGCCGTTTTCTTCGGAACAGGCTGTCCAGGAGGTCGAGGCGGCCCTGGGCCGCCCTTGGCAAGAGGTCTTCGCACGCTTCGACATGCAGGCGCTGGCCGCGGCCTCGATCGCGCAGATCCATCGTGCGGCGCTGCCCGACGGGACGGAGGTCGTGGTGAAGATCCGCCGCCCTGGTGCGGCCGAGCAAGCCGAGACCGACATGCGCATCCTGCGCCGGCTGGTCCTGGCCATTCAGTGGTTCGTCCCCTCGCTGCGCCGCTGGGGTCTGGCGGCCATCGTGGACGAGGTTGCGGCGAACTTCCGCTACGAAATGGACCTGTCCCGGGAGGCGAGTTCCGTGCGACGTTTCGCCGACGCCTGGCGAGACTCTCCGGACATCGTGCTGCCCGACGTGGTGGACGAGCTGTGCACATCGACGGTGATGGTCCAGCAGTTCAGCCGCGGGGCCCACCTGCACGGTCTGCCGCCTGCCATGGGCGCGGCCGCTGCGGGCAAGCTCGTGGACAGCTACATCGTGCAGATCTTCCGCGATGGCTTCTTCCATGGCGATCCACACCCCGGCAACGTCTTCGTGATGGACGATGGCCGCATTTGCCTGCACGATTTCGGCATCGTGGGACGGGTCGACCGCAGCATGCGGCGCGCTTTGGTGGCGTTCGCGCTGGCCTTCGTCGAGCAGGATGCCGACTGGGTGGTCGACGCCTGGCTGGACCTGGGACTGGTCGGCGAGGGCACGGATCGGGCCGTCTTCGTGCCCGTGGTGCGCGCGCTGGTCGCGGACTGCGCAGAGCACCCGCTGAAAGACTGGTCGCTTTCCGATGCGCTCGCGCAGCTCGTGGCGGCCGGCCGGACCCAGGATGTCCGGCTTCCTAGAGACCTGCTGGTACTCACCCGCACACTGCTGCTGCTCGAAGGGACGGTACGCCTGCTCGCGCCGGACTTCTCCATCATCGAGGCCATCTCGCGCCACACGGCAACCGGCATATTCGATGAGCGCAAATCCGCGGCGTCGCAACGTCTGCCCTACGAGCTGGGAAACGCAGCCAACGCGCTGCCCACGCTGCTGGCGCGGCGCCTGCACAGCGTACTGCGGCAGCGTGAGTTGCTGCAACTGTCGATCAAGCCCGACGCCCGGATGCTGAGCGGTATCGACCGCCTCGGCCGCCGCATCGCCCTCGCGCTCGTGACGCTGGGCCTGTACATCGCGTCAAGCTTGCTGATGCAGCACGCCGTAGGCCCTCGCTGGGGCGACATGCCGGTGCTCGCGCTGCTGGGCTATGCGCTGGCGATCCGGTTCACGTTTTTCATTGCGCGCAGCCGTGGCTGA
- a CDS encoding type II glyceraldehyde-3-phosphate dehydrogenase, producing the protein MNKVRVAVNGYGVIGKRVADAVALQEDMALAGVADVVHDYRLQVAAQRGFAIHAATFEAEGAMRAAGLALAGNLAELLAKADVVVDCTPKKVAAVNKEVYAAAGVKSIFHGGESHALTGHSFVAQANYASAIGRESTRVVSCNTTSIVRTLGALRTAGLLKRARGTLIRRASDPWEAHAEGIINTLVPEKAVPSHQGPDARTVIPDLDVVTIAVKASHNSSHLHTWWVELTRPATRDEVLAAFRAAPRIAFVRSSDGLVALNSTVELMSDLGRPRGDMWEVALWEDVLAVDGDQAYYTYQVFNQAIVIPETIDAIRALSGIESDPSASIARTDAALGLRHDFIHDRD; encoded by the coding sequence ATGAACAAGGTCAGAGTGGCGGTGAACGGGTACGGTGTGATCGGCAAGCGGGTGGCAGACGCGGTCGCGCTCCAGGAGGACATGGCACTTGCCGGCGTCGCAGACGTGGTGCACGACTATCGACTACAGGTCGCCGCGCAGCGCGGCTTCGCCATCCACGCGGCAACCTTTGAAGCTGAAGGAGCGATGCGCGCCGCAGGTCTTGCTTTGGCGGGCAATCTGGCAGAACTGCTCGCGAAGGCCGATGTCGTGGTCGACTGCACGCCCAAGAAAGTCGCTGCGGTCAACAAAGAGGTGTACGCCGCGGCCGGCGTGAAGTCGATCTTCCACGGTGGTGAGTCTCATGCGCTGACGGGGCACTCATTCGTCGCGCAAGCGAACTATGCGTCGGCCATCGGCCGCGAGTCCACTCGCGTGGTCTCCTGCAACACCACGTCCATCGTGCGAACGCTGGGGGCGCTGCGGACGGCCGGCCTGCTCAAGCGTGCACGCGGCACGCTCATCCGCCGCGCATCCGACCCCTGGGAAGCGCATGCTGAGGGCATCATTAACACCCTCGTGCCGGAGAAGGCGGTCCCCAGCCACCAGGGACCGGACGCGAGGACCGTGATCCCGGACCTGGATGTGGTAACGATCGCGGTCAAGGCGTCCCACAACAGCAGTCACCTGCACACCTGGTGGGTCGAACTGACGAGGCCGGCAACGCGCGACGAGGTGCTGGCGGCCTTCCGTGCGGCACCACGGATCGCGTTCGTGCGTTCCTCGGATGGCCTCGTGGCACTCAACAGTACGGTGGAGCTGATGTCCGATCTTGGCCGCCCGCGCGGCGACATGTGGGAGGTCGCCCTGTGGGAGGACGTCCTCGCGGTAGATGGCGACCAAGCGTACTACACCTACCAGGTCTTCAACCAGGCGATCGTGATTCCCGAAACCATCGATGCGATCCGCGCGCTGAGCGGCATCGAGTCCGATCCGTCAGCGTCAATCGCTCGGACGGATGCCGCACTCGGCTTGCGGCACGACTTCATCCACGACCGCGACTAG